A genomic region of Porticoccaceae bacterium LTM1 contains the following coding sequences:
- a CDS encoding methyltransferase codes for MSDNCFGQLLSDIHSGEGKTLLIVDENLPDAPFASLAGRDLSLLTNRFDIHQQAVAAKLDAHFSDFDTTVFAPQSFQRICYRVSKEKPVVHHLINRAFDLLVQGGELILSGEKNDGLKTYAKKAGEYFQSDVHTEKDGNCYTAYIAKNSDEAGEPLDDKNYSELRSLISLDDEQLFSKPGVFGWDKIDRGSAFLVEHLPQFLKHLPKEAALLDLGCGYGYIASSARQYGFERIVATDNNAAALAACKKNFELLNINGEVIADDAGSNIRERFNVVLCNPPFHQGFATDGRLTDKFLATTKRVLRRSGKGLFVVNSFVPLPQKAKQYFDQVEIVAENKSFKLVAVS; via the coding sequence ATGAGCGACAACTGTTTCGGCCAACTGCTTTCTGACATTCACTCCGGCGAAGGTAAAACCCTGCTGATTGTGGATGAAAATCTTCCAGACGCGCCATTTGCGTCACTGGCTGGTCGCGACCTGTCGCTACTCACCAACCGTTTTGATATTCACCAGCAGGCCGTTGCCGCCAAACTGGATGCGCACTTCAGCGATTTCGATACCACGGTATTTGCACCGCAAAGTTTTCAGCGCATCTGTTATCGGGTTTCAAAAGAAAAGCCGGTGGTGCATCACCTGATCAATCGTGCCTTTGATTTATTAGTCCAAGGCGGCGAGTTGATTTTGTCGGGCGAAAAAAACGACGGCCTGAAAACCTACGCCAAAAAAGCCGGTGAATATTTTCAAAGCGACGTGCACACCGAAAAAGATGGCAACTGCTACACCGCGTATATTGCCAAAAACTCCGATGAAGCCGGTGAGCCACTGGACGATAAAAATTACTCGGAATTGCGCTCTTTAATCTCTCTCGACGATGAACAACTGTTCAGCAAACCGGGTGTGTTTGGCTGGGATAAAATTGATCGCGGCAGCGCTTTTCTGGTTGAGCATCTGCCGCAGTTTTTAAAACATCTGCCCAAAGAAGCCGCCCTGCTGGATTTGGGTTGCGGCTACGGCTATATCGCCAGCTCGGCACGGCAGTATGGTTTCGAACGCATTGTCGCCACTGACAACAACGCCGCAGCACTGGCTGCCTGTAAAAAGAATTTTGAGTTGCTGAACATTAACGGCGAAGTGATTGCCGACGATGCCGGCAGCAATATCCGCGAGCGCTTTAATGTGGTGTTGTGCAATCCGCCCTTTCACCAAGGCTTTGCCACCGACGGGCGTTTGACCGACAAATTCCTCGCCACGACCAAACGGGTGTTGCGCCGCAGTGGCAAGGGATTATTTGTAGTAAACAGTTTTGTGCCGCTGCCGCAAAAAGCGAAGCAGTACTTTGATCAGGTAGAAATCGTTGCGGAAAACAAAAGCTTTAAGTTGGTTGCTGTAAGCTAG
- a CDS encoding PilZ domain-containing protein, which produces MNLTIEEQRRLHRHDIHGLIDAMDIETGNSLGKLADVHREGILLLCEQPCELGQVMQLQLSTKGDVQLPWMEIKVQCRWVGDTNSDGDTPVGCQILDMEAEAFAVLQQLDL; this is translated from the coding sequence ATGAATTTGACCATTGAAGAGCAGCGCCGCCTGCATCGGCACGACATTCACGGCTTGATTGATGCCATGGATATTGAGACAGGCAACAGCCTTGGTAAATTGGCCGATGTCCACCGCGAAGGCATCTTGCTGTTGTGTGAACAGCCCTGTGAACTGGGTCAGGTAATGCAGCTGCAACTGTCTACCAAGGGTGACGTTCAACTACCGTGGATGGAAATAAAAGTGCAGTGCCGCTGGGTGGGTGATACCAACAGCGACGGCGACACGCCAGTCGGTTGCCAGATACTCGATATGGAAGCCGAAGCCTTTGCGGTGTTGCAGCAGTTAGATTTATAA
- the mrcB gene encoding penicillin-binding protein 1B yields MATRKKRKVSRKKGRNTKKTSFWRRLFWKTMLWGFVIAIVGLGILDLMIRDKFEGRKWALPAHVYSRSLDLYEGLALTPSQLAWELDELGYRQSSQPRQPGQYRISGDHVELYSRGFRFWDGEEPARFLDLRFDDGLLERLDSNDGRVAVARLEPVRIGGIFPTHLEDRELVKLEELPPYLVDGLLAVEDRRFYEHHGVSLRGIARAMKANLQSGSMRQGGSTVTQQLVKNFYLTQDRTLVRKLMEIPMALLLELHYSKSEILETYFNEVFLGQAGRRAIHGFALASRHYFRQPVQELELHQVALLVGLVKGASYYDPWSHPERAKQRRDLVLDVMAEVGMISGDQARGAKLKRLGVVSERATAFNRYPAYLDLVKRQLQQDYSAEDLRSEGLRIFTSFDPQVQWQLERSISNRLANLEQGYRMEKDKLEAGAVVTRVGSGKVVALAGGRQPGFAGFNRALDAIRPVGSTIKPAVFLTALEKQRYTLSSLISDTEFSITAQDGQVWQPKNYGREEHGDVPLYEALGQSYNLATARLGMELGVPTVVDTLERLGLEREVNPVPSLLLGATGMSPYEIAGIYHTIAADGFYTRLSAIDAVYTADNEPLRRYAHEVEQRFSAESMHLLQYGLQVVVREGTGKNAYSRLPQEMVVAGKTGTSNDQRDSWFAGFSGNYLSVVWLGMDDNSSMPLTGGTGALRVWTDLMAGIDNESMAFRKPQEVSYLWVDAQNRLSGEDCKDARYLPFINGTEPTEKGPCYEEPRKSVVDWFKDLWGN; encoded by the coding sequence TTGGCCACTCGAAAAAAGCGCAAGGTCAGCCGTAAAAAGGGCCGCAATACGAAAAAAACCAGTTTCTGGCGTCGTCTGTTCTGGAAGACGATGCTGTGGGGTTTTGTGATCGCCATCGTCGGGCTGGGAATTCTGGACCTGATGATTCGCGACAAGTTTGAAGGCCGCAAATGGGCTCTTCCCGCCCATGTATACAGCCGTTCGCTGGATCTCTATGAAGGATTGGCTCTCACGCCAAGCCAGTTGGCCTGGGAGCTGGATGAACTGGGGTATCGCCAGTCGAGCCAACCGCGTCAGCCTGGTCAGTATCGAATCAGTGGCGATCACGTTGAGTTGTACAGCCGCGGATTTCGATTCTGGGATGGCGAGGAGCCGGCACGTTTTCTCGACCTGCGCTTTGATGACGGCCTGCTGGAGCGGCTCGACTCCAATGATGGGCGCGTGGCCGTAGCCAGATTGGAGCCGGTGCGCATCGGCGGTATTTTCCCAACCCACCTGGAAGATCGGGAACTGGTAAAACTGGAAGAGCTGCCGCCCTATCTGGTAGACGGTTTGCTGGCGGTGGAGGACCGCCGCTTTTATGAGCACCACGGTGTGTCGTTGCGTGGAATCGCTCGCGCCATGAAGGCTAACCTGCAATCCGGCTCAATGCGTCAAGGTGGAAGTACCGTTACCCAGCAGCTGGTGAAGAACTTCTATCTCACCCAGGACCGTACCCTGGTGCGTAAGCTGATGGAAATTCCCATGGCGTTGCTGTTGGAGTTGCACTACAGCAAGTCGGAAATTCTCGAAACCTATTTCAACGAAGTATTTCTGGGCCAGGCTGGTCGCCGCGCCATTCATGGCTTTGCCCTTGCCAGCCGTCACTACTTCCGCCAGCCGGTACAGGAGCTTGAACTGCATCAGGTGGCGTTACTGGTCGGGCTGGTGAAAGGTGCTTCCTACTACGACCCATGGAGCCACCCCGAACGAGCCAAACAGCGCCGCGACCTGGTGTTGGATGTAATGGCGGAAGTCGGCATGATCAGTGGCGATCAGGCACGGGGGGCAAAACTGAAACGACTTGGTGTGGTATCAGAGCGTGCCACCGCCTTTAACCGCTACCCGGCTTATCTCGATCTGGTGAAGCGCCAGTTGCAACAGGATTACAGCGCCGAGGATCTGCGCAGCGAAGGGCTGCGTATTTTTACCAGTTTTGACCCGCAGGTGCAGTGGCAGCTGGAGCGCAGTATCAGCAATCGCCTCGCTAATCTCGAGCAGGGCTATCGCATGGAGAAAGACAAGCTGGAAGCGGGCGCAGTGGTCACTCGTGTTGGCTCTGGCAAAGTGGTGGCGCTGGCCGGTGGTCGCCAGCCAGGATTTGCCGGCTTCAATCGCGCTCTCGATGCCATTCGTCCGGTGGGTTCCACCATCAAGCCAGCGGTATTTTTAACCGCGCTGGAAAAGCAGCGCTACACCTTGTCATCCCTGATCAGCGATACCGAATTCAGTATCACTGCCCAGGACGGCCAGGTCTGGCAGCCGAAAAACTATGGCCGTGAAGAGCACGGCGATGTACCGCTTTACGAGGCATTGGGGCAATCCTACAACCTCGCTACTGCACGTCTGGGTATGGAGCTCGGGGTGCCAACCGTTGTTGATACCCTTGAGCGACTCGGTCTGGAGCGGGAAGTAAATCCGGTGCCCTCGCTGTTGCTGGGTGCCACCGGAATGTCACCTTATGAAATAGCAGGGATCTACCACACCATTGCCGCCGACGGTTTTTACACCCGGCTCAGCGCCATCGATGCGGTTTACACCGCAGACAACGAGCCGCTGCGCCGTTACGCTCACGAAGTGGAGCAACGTTTCAGTGCCGAAAGCATGCACCTGTTGCAATACGGTCTGCAGGTTGTAGTGCGCGAAGGTACCGGCAAAAATGCCTACTCCCGCTTGCCACAGGAGATGGTGGTGGCTGGCAAGACCGGCACATCCAATGACCAACGCGACAGCTGGTTTGCAGGTTTTAGCGGTAACTACCTCAGTGTTGTGTGGTTAGGCATGGACGACAACAGCAGCATGCCGCTGACCGGTGGTACCGGCGCGCTCAGGGTTTGGACAGACCTGATGGCCGGCATCGACAATGAGTCGATGGCATTTCGCAAGCCGCAAGAGGTAAGCTACCTATGGGTTGATGCACAAAATCGTCTCAGTGGCGAAGATTGTAAAGACGCTCGCTATTTGCCGTTTATCAACGGCACCGAACCAACCGAAAAAGGTCCTTGTTATGAGGAGCCGAGAAAATCGGTGGTGGACTGGTTTAAGGATTTATGGGGCAATTAA
- a CDS encoding adenosine kinase, whose protein sequence is MAKYDIYGVGAALVDTEIEVQDSDLQTLSIDKGLMTLVDEARQAELIAHLSDHLTTSKRASGGSAANTIIGASYFGASTYYSCKVANDDNGRFYLQDLRDAGVDFVNGELPEGTTGKCLVLITPDAERSMNTFLGISETLCPNNLNPDAIAESEYVYLEGYLVTSATGRPAAIEARKLAEQSGVKTALSLSDPGMVMYFKEGLQEMIGDRVNLLFANKEEAMGWTETDNIEAACEAMKATADCFAITLGAEGAILFDGEQLHKVDAPSVKAIDTNGAGDMFAGAFLYGITQGMSYPHAGALACRAAAQVVSQYGPRLRAEQHQEVLSTI, encoded by the coding sequence ATGGCCAAATACGATATTTATGGGGTGGGCGCTGCGCTGGTGGACACCGAAATCGAAGTACAGGACAGCGACCTGCAAACTCTCAGCATCGACAAAGGCCTGATGACCCTGGTTGATGAGGCCCGCCAGGCAGAGCTGATTGCACATCTGTCGGATCACCTCACCACTTCCAAACGCGCCAGCGGCGGCTCCGCAGCCAATACCATAATTGGCGCCAGCTACTTCGGTGCGAGCACCTATTACTCCTGTAAGGTAGCCAATGACGACAACGGCCGTTTTTATCTTCAGGATCTGCGCGATGCCGGTGTCGACTTCGTCAATGGCGAGCTACCTGAAGGCACCACCGGCAAATGCCTGGTGCTGATCACTCCGGATGCCGAGCGCAGCATGAATACCTTTTTGGGTATTAGCGAAACCCTGTGCCCCAACAACCTCAACCCGGACGCCATCGCCGAGTCCGAGTACGTTTACCTGGAAGGCTACCTGGTGACTTCCGCTACCGGCCGCCCGGCAGCTATTGAGGCGCGCAAACTGGCAGAACAGTCCGGTGTTAAAACCGCGCTGAGCCTGTCCGACCCGGGCATGGTTATGTACTTTAAAGAGGGTTTGCAGGAGATGATCGGCGATCGCGTCAATCTGCTGTTTGCCAACAAAGAAGAAGCGATGGGCTGGACCGAAACAGACAATATCGAAGCCGCCTGCGAAGCAATGAAAGCGACTGCCGATTGCTTTGCCATCACCCTGGGTGCCGAAGGTGCAATTTTGTTTGACGGCGAGCAGTTACACAAAGTGGATGCTCCGTCAGTAAAAGCCATCGACACCAACGGTGCCGGCGATATGTTTGCCGGTGCGTTTTTGTACGGTATCACTCAAGGAATGAGCTATCCGCATGCAGGGGCACTGGCCTGCCGCGCCGCGGCGCAGGTGGTAAGCCAATACGGGCCGCGCCTGAGGGCGGAGCAGCATCAAGAGGTCCTGTCCACTATTTAA
- a CDS encoding HD-GYP domain-containing protein has product MEQAYRSFNTDGLSLRQSPQAHSVFFHTIESLGRVMEIRDLYVHSHQNSVSSLAYQIGKVMGLDGDSLQGLKFGAALHDIGKIGVPSSILNKPAKLSPEEFALVKKHCEMGYQILQGIEFPWPVADMVYQHHERLDGSGYPRGLSGNEILLEAQIISVADIVHSISEERPYRLAKGLCKAREVITEGSGKFFHPEVVRACLSIIQPRDAISIY; this is encoded by the coding sequence ATGGAGCAGGCCTACCGGTCTTTCAACACGGATGGTTTATCACTTCGTCAATCCCCTCAAGCTCACTCCGTTTTTTTCCATACCATCGAGTCACTGGGCCGAGTAATGGAGATACGGGACCTCTATGTCCATTCACATCAAAACAGTGTTTCCAGCCTCGCCTATCAGATTGGCAAGGTTATGGGGCTTGATGGCGATTCACTCCAGGGACTGAAGTTTGGTGCAGCCTTGCATGACATCGGAAAAATTGGCGTGCCATCCTCAATTCTGAACAAGCCGGCAAAACTATCACCAGAAGAGTTTGCGCTGGTAAAAAAGCACTGTGAAATGGGCTATCAAATTCTTCAGGGAATTGAGTTTCCGTGGCCAGTAGCCGATATGGTTTACCAACATCACGAACGATTGGATGGATCGGGTTATCCGCGAGGACTAAGTGGAAATGAAATTTTACTGGAGGCGCAAATTATCAGTGTCGCAGACATTGTTCACAGCATCAGCGAAGAGAGACCGTATCGACTTGCGAAAGGCTTGTGCAAGGCGAGGGAGGTAATCACTGAAGGGTCAGGCAAATTTTTTCACCCTGAGGTGGTCAGGGCCTGCCTGAGTATCATTCAACCCAGAGATGCAATCAGCATCTACTAG
- a CDS encoding TonB-dependent receptor has product MDISSLFTPCALSSVIISVLSASPVLANSGQTIEETVVNVTRIKKQTFEMPYSVGVVDSESLNHKLARTLPEALKILPGVMVQKTANGHGSPFIRGFTGYRTLALIDGIRYNNSVYRDGPNEYFGLIDFNTVSRIELLGGPSSAAYGSDAIGGALNIQTARSNYSDKTQNENYWNASQSYRYASAENSHLSRTTLSVGEGGQWGALLGFSYKNFGDVEAANLGKLPTTGYDEKSWDARLDSQLSDHWALTLVHQQLMQDDVWRTHSTIYSKSFAGSDVGSDQRRLKDQKRRFSYVRLTGSDLNDWLDKAAFTVSQQRWDEDGERVRSSGASIQDFFDSEMTGAELQLNSHWQSVQFTYGFDFYRDQVDTGRVDFNFDGSVKAVRIQGPVGDDARYDQWGVYLQADIPVNEQWALSAGTRFSGTRAEVGRFESPETGLPDSYDNRWNALVSSLRVSFQPACETDWNLWAGLSQSFRAPNIADISRFGGSRSNETEVAATNLDPEYFLTGEIGAKARWDNLAFTATAYYTDIRDFITSTPTGRIVDGMTEVSKQNSSSGFIEGVELTADWQLGGGFTASGNITWLRGELDVYPVAGSTIQVTEPMSRIMPMTANLALSWDSQDKTAWARMDLIHAEKADRLNTADKDDLQRIPPGGTPSYTVVDVMAGYQLNKNTDITLGINNLFDEAYRSHGSGSNEPGRGLKFGVRLSL; this is encoded by the coding sequence ATGGATATCTCTAGTCTTTTCACTCCCTGCGCTTTGAGTAGTGTCATTATTTCTGTTTTATCTGCCTCTCCGGTGTTGGCGAACTCCGGCCAGACTATTGAAGAAACAGTGGTAAATGTCACTCGCATTAAAAAGCAGACATTTGAAATGCCTTACAGTGTTGGAGTGGTTGATAGTGAAAGCCTGAATCATAAATTAGCGCGTACTTTGCCAGAGGCTTTAAAGATCTTGCCGGGAGTGATGGTGCAGAAAACGGCCAACGGCCATGGCTCTCCTTTTATCAGGGGGTTTACCGGATATCGTACTCTGGCACTTATTGATGGCATTCGTTACAACAACTCCGTTTATCGTGATGGGCCGAATGAATATTTCGGGCTGATTGACTTCAATACGGTCTCCCGGATTGAGTTATTGGGCGGCCCATCTTCAGCCGCTTATGGCAGTGATGCCATAGGTGGTGCACTTAATATACAAACCGCTCGCTCGAATTATTCAGATAAAACACAGAACGAAAATTACTGGAATGCCAGTCAGAGTTACCGTTATGCCAGTGCTGAAAACAGCCACTTGAGTCGAACTACTTTGTCGGTAGGCGAGGGTGGTCAATGGGGGGCGCTGCTGGGCTTCAGTTATAAAAACTTTGGCGATGTCGAAGCGGCGAACCTTGGGAAATTGCCAACCACGGGATACGACGAGAAAAGCTGGGATGCCCGTCTTGATTCTCAATTAAGCGATCATTGGGCGTTAACACTGGTGCATCAACAATTAATGCAGGACGATGTGTGGCGCACACACTCCACTATTTATTCGAAATCGTTCGCGGGTTCTGATGTGGGCTCGGATCAGCGTCGCTTAAAAGATCAAAAGCGTCGCTTTAGTTATGTGAGATTGACGGGCAGTGATTTAAACGATTGGCTGGATAAAGCAGCCTTTACCGTTTCACAACAGCGTTGGGATGAAGACGGCGAGCGGGTTCGCTCCAGTGGCGCTTCTATTCAGGACTTTTTTGATTCCGAAATGACCGGTGCCGAATTGCAGCTCAACAGTCACTGGCAATCGGTGCAATTTACCTACGGATTTGATTTTTACCGCGATCAGGTAGATACCGGTCGCGTCGATTTTAATTTTGATGGTTCAGTTAAAGCCGTTCGCATACAGGGGCCGGTGGGTGACGATGCCCGTTACGATCAGTGGGGTGTTTACCTGCAGGCTGACATTCCTGTTAATGAGCAATGGGCGCTGAGTGCGGGAACTCGCTTCTCCGGTACTCGTGCCGAAGTAGGTCGATTTGAATCACCCGAGACAGGTCTTCCGGACAGTTATGACAATCGCTGGAATGCATTGGTGAGTTCACTGCGGGTCAGTTTTCAGCCGGCCTGTGAAACGGACTGGAATCTCTGGGCCGGGTTAAGCCAATCATTTCGAGCCCCCAATATTGCCGATATCAGTCGCTTTGGTGGCAGTCGCAGCAACGAAACCGAAGTGGCAGCAACCAATCTCGATCCCGAGTATTTTCTCACCGGAGAAATTGGTGCAAAAGCACGCTGGGATAACTTGGCTTTTACTGCAACTGCTTATTACACGGATATTCGCGATTTTATAACCAGTACGCCGACCGGAAGGATCGTCGACGGTATGACCGAGGTAAGCAAACAGAACAGCTCCAGCGGTTTTATTGAAGGAGTTGAGCTGACCGCAGACTGGCAGTTGGGTGGCGGCTTTACCGCCAGTGGCAATATTACCTGGCTACGCGGAGAACTGGATGTCTATCCGGTAGCGGGATCAACCATTCAGGTCACGGAGCCAATGAGTCGTATCATGCCAATGACCGCAAACCTGGCTCTGTCCTGGGACAGTCAGGACAAAACTGCCTGGGCGAGGATGGACCTGATTCATGCAGAAAAAGCCGATCGCCTGAACACCGCCGACAAGGATGACCTGCAGCGAATTCCACCCGGCGGAACACCGTCCTATACGGTAGTGGATGTGATGGCTGGCTACCAGCTGAATAAAAATACCGATATCACCCTCGGCATCAACAACCTCTTCGATGAGGCATACCGCAGTCACGGTTCCGGCAGCAATGAGCCGGGGCGTGGGCTGAAGTTTGGCGTAAGGCTAAGCCTGTAG
- a CDS encoding EAL domain-containing protein gives MNSLTSMDSLQQLELLQKVIAAQPLGIALVDKDLRVKFWNDWIAQWSGMPDQHVIGESLDSVFPNLAGTEFCSVIERVIKQGGQVCWSQNIDPERLDSIERAMTSGDRELPLHRVSLSAIESEHGQLCLVQIDEAPYDPMAVVARKPDSPVIDGEMPAYMETEWLAVLLLDKFGTIQDFNPAAEAMFGFNREQLKGAPVRLLLPDLAELPEGDLKYHLEDKVRQQSENLLEAATADGHSLFVQVQAFRSVTHSDNYVVTVRDATALCSTQESLFRQRELISAVFGQVADGLLMTDDQGLVEHVNPVGKELLRTNDATGMLVKELLTFSDDTGRQLPCPASEALSRGTVVSLPEGAHLSIPGQDPVSMMATATPLRNRRNELVGVVVVFRAVSESRRLSSKLTWQSLHDPLTQLPNRRQLEAELARLIEDSQQNRTTHTLLYIDLYNFSVINDTCGHNAGDELLRQFARLFTRHVSNVDMVARLGNDEFAVLLRNKGGEEGREIAEELLWQIKSFSFPWGERRLRIGASIGGKVINSDTRTEIDVLVAAGAACATARESGRNRVHFQYQSQDIAHRQSVAAWIPRITEALEEDRFVLYAQPIVPTFRAALTTRHYELLVRMVDREGKLVPPGEFIPAAEHYGLIDDLDRWTFERLLSYLQEQRSQEHSYQQRFSLNLSGHSVGDEGFREYVLSRLDETGVDPKQLQFEITETAAVRNFDRAMEFIRALKAKGCYFSLDDFGSGLSSFAYLKQLPVDFLKIDGSFIKKMEFNDIDYSMISTINHLGHIMGIHTVAECVENENQMAMLREIGIDYVQGYHVAQPRPIEQL, from the coding sequence GTGAACAGCCTTACGTCCATGGATAGTCTTCAGCAATTGGAGTTGTTGCAGAAAGTGATCGCTGCCCAGCCACTTGGCATAGCCCTGGTGGACAAGGATCTGCGTGTGAAATTCTGGAACGACTGGATTGCACAGTGGAGCGGCATGCCTGATCAGCATGTAATTGGAGAATCTCTGGACAGTGTTTTCCCGAATTTGGCTGGTACCGAGTTTTGCTCTGTCATTGAGCGGGTGATAAAACAGGGCGGACAGGTTTGCTGGAGCCAGAATATTGATCCAGAGCGCCTTGATTCCATTGAGCGTGCCATGACTTCCGGAGACCGGGAGTTGCCTCTTCATCGCGTTAGCCTCAGCGCTATAGAATCTGAACATGGTCAATTGTGTCTCGTACAAATTGACGAGGCTCCTTACGACCCGATGGCGGTTGTAGCCCGCAAGCCAGATAGCCCGGTAATTGATGGCGAAATGCCAGCCTACATGGAGACCGAATGGCTTGCTGTTTTGTTGCTGGATAAATTTGGCACAATCCAGGATTTTAACCCGGCTGCCGAGGCCATGTTTGGTTTTAACCGCGAGCAGCTTAAGGGTGCTCCTGTCAGGTTATTGCTACCGGATTTGGCCGAATTGCCAGAGGGCGACCTGAAGTACCATCTGGAGGATAAAGTTCGCCAGCAGAGTGAAAACCTGCTTGAGGCCGCGACCGCAGATGGTCACTCCCTGTTCGTACAGGTACAGGCGTTTCGCTCGGTAACTCACTCGGACAACTATGTGGTCACGGTCCGTGATGCAACGGCTCTGTGCAGTACACAGGAAAGCCTCTTTCGACAAAGGGAATTGATCAGCGCGGTATTCGGGCAAGTTGCCGATGGTCTGCTGATGACCGATGACCAGGGGCTGGTAGAGCACGTCAACCCGGTGGGCAAAGAACTGCTGCGCACCAACGACGCCACAGGGATGTTGGTTAAAGAGTTACTGACTTTTAGTGATGACACCGGGCGACAGCTGCCTTGCCCGGCCTCAGAAGCCTTGTCACGAGGTACCGTGGTGAGCTTGCCTGAAGGCGCGCATTTAAGTATACCCGGGCAGGATCCGGTCAGTATGATGGCTACTGCGACGCCGTTGCGCAATCGCCGCAATGAATTGGTTGGTGTGGTGGTTGTTTTCCGCGCGGTGAGCGAATCCCGAAGACTGTCGAGCAAATTGACATGGCAGTCCCTGCATGACCCGTTGACTCAACTCCCCAATCGTCGACAGCTTGAGGCTGAGCTGGCAAGACTGATTGAGGACTCTCAACAGAATCGCACTACCCACACGCTGCTTTATATAGACCTTTATAACTTCTCAGTGATTAACGATACCTGTGGTCACAATGCCGGTGATGAGTTGTTGCGACAGTTTGCGCGACTCTTTACTCGCCATGTTAGCAATGTCGATATGGTGGCGCGTTTGGGGAACGATGAATTTGCCGTACTGCTTCGCAACAAAGGTGGTGAAGAGGGACGGGAGATTGCCGAGGAGTTGCTCTGGCAAATTAAATCCTTCAGCTTCCCCTGGGGGGAGCGCAGGCTGCGTATTGGTGCCAGCATTGGTGGCAAGGTTATTAACAGCGATACCCGCACCGAGATTGATGTGCTGGTAGCGGCAGGAGCGGCATGCGCGACTGCTCGTGAGTCGGGGCGCAATCGGGTTCACTTTCAGTACCAGAGTCAGGATATTGCTCATCGTCAAAGTGTTGCAGCGTGGATTCCCCGAATTACCGAAGCGCTGGAAGAAGACCGGTTTGTACTCTACGCACAACCGATTGTGCCCACCTTTCGAGCGGCACTCACCACTCGCCACTATGAGTTGCTGGTGCGTATGGTGGATAGGGAAGGCAAGCTTGTGCCTCCGGGCGAGTTTATCCCGGCCGCTGAGCATTATGGGTTGATCGATGATCTGGATCGTTGGACCTTTGAAAGGCTGCTTTCTTATCTGCAGGAACAGCGCTCTCAGGAGCACAGCTATCAGCAGCGCTTCAGCCTGAATCTTTCCGGTCACTCCGTTGGTGATGAAGGGTTCCGTGAGTACGTGTTGAGTCGATTGGATGAAACCGGAGTAGACCCCAAGCAGCTTCAGTTTGAAATCACCGAAACTGCTGCGGTACGCAACTTTGATCGCGCCATGGAGTTTATTCGTGCCCTGAAGGCCAAGGGCTGTTATTTCTCGTTGGACGATTTTGGTAGCGGTCTGTCGTCGTTTGCTTACCTCAAGCAGCTGCCAGTGGATTTCCTGAAAATCGATGGCAGCTTTATCAAGAAAATGGAATTTAACGATATCGACTACTCAATGATCAGTACCATCAATCACCTGGGCCATATCATGGGAATACACACCGTTGCAGAGTGTGTTGAAAATGAAAACCAGATGGCGATGTTGCGGGAAATTGGTATCGATTATGTACAGGGGTATCACGTTGCCCAGCCGAGGCCGATTGAGCAGTTGTAA